The Rosa rugosa chromosome 1, drRosRugo1.1, whole genome shotgun sequence genomic sequence gaacacttgaaatccgattttgagatgaaggattatgggagaacacgattatgtctcggtttggaacttgagcatcgtgttgatagatgcttaggcattttgacaaggtcaaacctttaagcacccccatgatcgtccgtagtcttgatcctgaaaaggatcctcttcgttcgaaggatgatgacgaagatgcgctaggggcagaaatgccctagttaagtacaataggcgcattattgtacataGCTCAATAcataagaccggacatctcatttaccatgaacttgttagctaagatatagctctgcgccaacgcgacgccattagattggtgtaaaagatatctttcagtacttgagaggtacgattgatatgggcttgttcgatccctacagagagatgatggattcatacccatcacacaccaggaacgccgccaacactggcctgcgtccactatccccatcccaaaacgacatgtgttttggaaggtttagctgatgctgggtatctctctgacccacacaaaggtcattcccaaaatggttaagtgttcaccatgggtaaagaccgtgatatcttggaggtctacagaaatagaccctagtcgctatatcttcgaacaatgcagagatcattgctcttcacgaagaggttcgtgaatgtatatggattggatccataattacgcatgttcgaacaattgtggcactactagaattttgttcatagacatcggcccagaaccgatgttaaactaattttcgaccgatgtcttagtgggtgtagagaaagatatagacatcagtataagcgcgtttttaaccgatgtcccagacaacaaccaacatcgattctaaaaaacaaatcgatgtataatcgttataatcatcatatttttgtatgttaggtatgtctaattcttcatattttcacattttatgcttaataaagtatatctcgaacaatacctaagtgaacatttaaatcgattacaatttcagaaatgatgtctaatacactcgtagacatcagtctctaaaaaaatttgtttgttcGTGTCCATTTTTACGTGCATCTTGCCGTCTTATTCTCCAGAGAACGATGTATGTACCTTTAGGCAACATCAGTTAATCTATTAAGAATGATGTTTTATGTTACTAGGAACATCGCTTTTCGTTAGTTGAAACGATGTCTAGTAGTTTTGTAGACatcatttctatttttcaaaaccgatgtcctgTATTTCATGGTAAATCGGTTTACTTTATAACAGCTGATTTGTACGTTGACACTAGATAACGGTCTGGTGTTTAGATATCGATGTGCATTGATTTTGTGTACATCGATTTTGGGGTGACATTTCGATATGTTGATATTCATGAGACATCAGTCCAGTTTTaggtactgatttctaatctctgaaTTGACATCATTTTCTGTCATTATTGTTTTGTTCCCCATTTATATACATCagttcatatatataagaaTGATGTGCAAATAATCATCTAGCTGCTGGTGGTGGGAAAATATTTTGAAATACATTCTCATCATtcaaaaattggggctttccattaattttctcatcttcattcatgattctacataattcacaaaataaaaccccaaaacctacaaaggctagcctataaacatattagcaaccaactacaaaagttcaacaccaaactttgcttcaaagcaaaaactagTCTTACTCAAAATCATGTTGGTAGccaaactctgtatataatcagccacttcaatacGTACAAAGTCGTCTCTTTGACAATTATATGTAGATGCCGGATCAACAAAGCAATGGTGTCAAATTCATCTCTTTGAGTAAGAAGTTCATGCAAGTACCTGTGTCAAAAGCAAAGACATGAAATTGCAAGCAAACTCGTTTTCCAAATGCAGCAAAACCCCATAATCCCATATCACCTTTCcacacagttacattgcaagtCATGTGTAAgcaaagggaaaaagaaaaaaaagggaagacaGCTGCAGCCATTACCTAGCTTCCATAGTTATGTATCAAATCAATCTTAGAGAAGACATTTATGTGTGGGAGCTCCATATGTATCATGgttgataaaaaagaagaaatgcaGTAACATACTTTGCAACGTCACTGCATATATGGGCATCAACTAAATGCGTTGCAGCCAACTGCAGAAAATCAGGAAGCCAACCAAATGAAGAGCAGAAGGCACATCAATCATTCATGGTCATGGTGAATGGTCAAAGCAACAATATCACAAAAGAAGAATATAATCATAACTTGAGGTTTAACTTCTTTATGAGTTTCATGATAATATTCCTGGTGTTGGAAAATCAAAGAGAAGATAGTGATCTGCAGTAACATTGATAGGCAGCAGAATGCTATTGTTAATTTTACCACTACTTAGGGGACAAACTACAAGAAGAATGCTAACATGCCATGTCATTTGAGCAACTTTACAATCAGCCAAATATATATGCTTGCGTAATTTCTGATTGTGGATTTCAAAATGCATCACTTATTATTTGAATTTAAGTATCATTGGTTGAACATTTCAGTATAATTCTGAGCAACCATAAGACTAGCTCCAATTTGAACTGATTCTTGATATAACAATGAAAATCACATACTAGCGAATTATACAAACGCTCAGAGAAGCTAtcacagagaaaagaaaaaaagagaaaaagaaaaaaaaaaaaaaaaaaaacactatcaCAACAACTCCAAGAAGCAGTTATGATGTATCATAGGAAAACAGTATAATAAAACTGCCCATATAAAGAACTTGATGGGAAAAGATAAGAATAAGGATAACAGAAGCCAGATGCACAAACCCTGTATTCAGAAACATTATTTTCATAATCTGTAAAGCACAAGATAAAATGAAAGTTAAGAGTATCAGGCTTAAGGATTCAAGGAGCACTCTTctccataaaaagaaaaagaaaaagaaaacaggaTTCAAGGAGCACAAGAAAAATGGTATACTTATATGCACATGTTTTCAGTGACATCAGTAACTAGCAAAATGAGAGACTTCCAGGGCCTTAACTGAGCTCCTGATATAGTCAGAAACAAGTAGAAATTTAACATAATCTACATAAATgtgcttttatttatttgtataaTAAACACACTTGAACTGACCAGATTGTGAATACCTACCCTAGCACCAATTACTGAACAGTTCTTTATTCAGGTCAGCCAGTGTTAGGTTGGGGTAAATTATGCTAAAGAAAACGTTTTGTATTATTCTCACATAGCCACTTTTGCAGCAGGACATTATCATGCACTCTGGGTACATAACACCTTGAAGAGCACATATCAACCCATTGTTTCCCATCTCGTTCCAGCTTTTCACTTTTATCGACTGGATCATCTTCAAAAGTCAAACCAGCTATACATATGTTCTTCTGCTAGTTGATTATCAGAAGAAGTCTCACCAAACACTGCCTAAAACTAACGGAAAAAGCAGCAATAAGCCAAATCTTTTCAATCTAAACTACTTCGACTCTTGGTAAACCAAAGAACATATACACTATGTTCTGAACAGTAGTAAAATCAGTAGTAATTTATAATTCGGGAATCCACCAAATTTCCTCAACTATTCTAATTTATTGGTAAAATATGTTTTCTTGATAACAACAAAAAGAGTGTGACCATATAAAGAAAcagacaaaatataaaaaaagactCGCACAAGGAAATGGTTTTCATGAGCATTTATTTAAATATCTATATTTCTGCCGCACTTATGTAAGCAtatgtattgtgtaaagaaacaTGTATGGCAATAAAAATGACTTACTTTTTCCCTTCCACATCGACACCATGTACCAGAAACTCGTCTGCATACTTGGCAATGAAGTCTAATATTTCCTTGTCAAGATACACGTCACTGAACTTTTGCCATCTATCTGTGACAATTGCATATTTACCTTCCTGCACATAAAAGACCAGATACACATTAAGGCCAACGAATAAAAGAGGGGCTTGAATAAATTAATGAGATGGCGAATGTGTGACAGTTGCTTATTAGGCTAAAGCACAAAAGCCTATTATATATTAAACATGGTACTTGAaaatgcttaaaaaaaaaaaaatacaatagtTCCAGTAGCTTGCTGCAAAACTCGTCCACTGTGTTCTAGCATTCATAATATGATCTGAGTTTTAATAAACTGATATTTCAAAGGCAATAATTAAAACTGCTCAAGAATACGTAGTCTAATGAGGCTGCTTAGCCTCGTAAAGAAAGTGAACAAATGAAGGACATAAGACGTATAATTCTGGATAACTTCATACCCTCTTTCTACAGCTAAGGTCTAAAACAAGCCTTTCTTTTCCAACAACACGAACAAGATCTTTAAGCCTTTCAAGGTTTTGCCCATTATTAAATACATACTGCAAGAAAACCATGACAAGTTTTAGAAAATGTTTTCCTGATATTAATTGTTCTAAGAAATATAcatggtttttcaattttagaagaggagaaaaacagaactCACAGAAGTGACAATGACGTGGGTAGCCCCTTCTTCTATGTATTGCAAAGAATTATCTGAATTGATCCCACCTCCTACCTGAAAACCACCTAGATTATACCAGTCCTCGTAGCAAGTTCAGCAGAGGAAAATCTGTAAGTTTAAACATATCATCAATCATAGAGAACAAAGTGAAATAGCACACTCACAAGGTTTATACTAATCTCAGCATGTGCAATGAATAATGAGAAATCTGATCCTTTTGCAAAAGTTGGCACCTCTTTGATATCAATTTCCCTAAACCTCGTAATCCTAACTGATGCAAGTTAGAATAGTACAAACGCACAATAACTTCTTTCAACAAAATGTGTAACTTTCAGACCATGATCCTatttacaacaaataaaaataatcatGCAGTAAACTCTGAGACCATGATGCTATTTACAACCACACATCCAGTAGATAAACACAAATGATATATCTCCTTAGTTTAAGAGTTGaataaataaagaacaaagcatGGTTGAGTTCAGAAAAGGATTTTACATGCAATATTGAACTGgaggaaaataaaaaacagagcaACTAATATTGCTGAAGGCCATACCTTCTGTGAAAGAAACCAGATTTCCAATCCTGTTGCGAGCAATTGAAACCGGATTTCCAAGCCTTCGAGGAAGCAAGCACATAGCAATACTAGATATAACTCAATCAACATAAAAATTACAAGTATGGCCCACCAAAATGGCAATAGTAAAGCTAAAATGAACCAGGTGTGAGAACATTGGCAAGATTTCGCACTCCAAATATTGAGTGGAAACAGTATAACATACTCAACCTCGTTCAAGATacgcaaaaaataaaaaagttcacCTTTGAAAACTTCAGTCCGGATTTCCAAGCCTTTTGGGAGCAATTCAACCTTTGAAAACTTCACCTTTTCCCAATCAGCCCAACCAACAGCCCAGAACCTCTACCTGTAGAACATCACTATATAAGGAAGCAATGTTTGAGGCCTCTTCTGCTAGTGAGCTTCATaaatcacaatcaaatcaaTACATCACACAACGAAATCCAGttacaatcaaatcaaattgCTCACATATTATGTATAGCTTCAATTCCACAAAAGTTAATCACATAAACACAAAAATCGAATCACCACAGCAAAATAGATCGATCCTTTACATATATAAAGCTCAAGATCAATCAAACAACTAATAAGAGCAATCATGAACAACTACAAAGTAGTTCTAgattagatttttattttcctAAAATTAACACCAAAAACTAATCCAGATAACAAAATCTCTATACAAATAACACATACATGCCAAGCAATTTTAAAATTCCAAATATTTCAGCGAAACGGAGCAGAGCAAAACCTTTGGGGCTTCAAAGACAGAAGAAATCTGAGTGAGGCCGAGAGTGATGTGAGCAATTGTGTGAGCCATGTGCTTCTTCCCACTCAAGGGCGTGACTGCAAAACAAAGTCACAGACTCGGCGCGTGCCTTAGTTTCGTTAAAAACGAAGAAGAATATGaaggtgaagaagatgaagtgatTGCGATAAAGGAAGAATCCAGTGACACGACACTGGCCACCATTGGAGTCCCATCGGTGAGGACGTGAGGTAGTCGCCTGGAGTGTTTGGGATGACGTGGAAGAAGAGATCGAGGCAGGGGTTGCCGGTGGAGAGAAACGTGGCAGAGTCGTTCTCCGTCAGGCCCATTGGGAGGTCGTGCTTGGTTCCGACGTCGTTGAAATTCGCCACCATCAGGTCCACGAAGGATTCGCCGGTGGTGGGTTTGGAGTCGGGTTTGGATTTGGGTTGGGGTGGCGCGCGGAGCGGTGGTGGTGGGTGAGGGTTTGTGGAACTCGGGAGGACCGAGAATACTGGGAGGAGCCATGGCTCGATTTGTGTGAGCTAGCTACCTGTGAAActagggagggagagagagggagatgaaGGAAGCAATGAGGAGCTCCAGAATGGCGGCGAGTTCGAGTGAGCTTAGGGTCCAGAATGGAGGTCGAGTTTGGGAGGAGATCTAGTTTGGGAGGAGTTCAGAATGAAGGAGGTCGAGGGAGAGTAACATTAGGGTTTTCCATCTGTTTCTATTTGGgcgcaattttttttctaagtgtgaaagttttgagttttagtccccgcttcttcatttcacttaaaaacTTAGCGtttttttgcaaaaataggttcccgcaaattttcgaactaaacttttaacaccggtcattttaagaactggtgttaatgacatacatttaaatcggtattttcgtaaaacgatgttagattacttttttacatcgtgggcaagtctgaccgatttaaaacatgtgatgtctatgaacagatttctagtagtgtggtttgaagtctaccatagatgagcctacgagcatttaggataatgcagcttgttttgaacaaatgacgcaaggctacatcaaagcgacaacaccaagcttaatcagcaacaacagactctcctcaagatcaaaatgaactaggttcgatctgaggacagtgtggcagacttgctcactaagtcattgcctaaattccactttcgagaaacatgttggtagcatcgtttacggaagttatccgaactcccatgaccgtagtcatcaaggggagatgcagacatcagggggagatgtctacatgtatggtctcgaaacgtgaagggtgtgttgtgctctttttccccttcgaccgaggttatttttgtcccactgggtttttgttactcggcaaggtttttaacgtgACAACGAGAGAaacaccgcgtttggacaacacaagggggagtgtttaattaaggatatctctatttgtgtttggcccaaactctaggttacttgacctagtggtaatagggttaaattagaaggatctagattcctattcaatgtacgattactttccttgtacgattgagattctatgcattgtaatcctctatataaagaggcccctattatcaatgagaatacacagcaaattcctctcaatttcagtttctctacaacacttcTAAAATTAATTGAAcctttgaccaaaaaaataattaacGTTCACATCTCGTTCAGGTACATGTGTGACAATAGCCTAATTGTGTAGTTGACTGCTACTCACATACAAAAACAAAGTGACACTACGATTGTGATCGATTTATCATTTTTATGGTTGAATGGGTCTAAATATGTTCTGATGACATCAGTGCAACTATATATCACCTCTCTATATATAAGTTTCATATCAGTGCAATAATTCTCCAACTAAACTAGCGAGCTATATTACAATTAAGAGACAACATTTCTTGTCACTCAGATAATTATGGGGTCACAAACTCAGCCAGCTAAGGTTCCCATTGTAGATTTATCAAAAGAGAACTTGAAGCCTGGTACGGATGCATGGCTCTTGGCAAGCAAGGAAGTCAAGTATGCTCTAGAAGAGTATGGCTGCTTTGAAGCTATTTACAATAAAGTTCCTCTGGAACTTCACAACTCGACTTTTTCTTTGCTCGAAGACCTTTTCAATCTTCCCTTGGAAACTAAGATGCAGAACACCAGTGACAGGCCTTACCACAGCTATTTCGGACAATATTCCTTCCTTCCTCTCTACGAATCCCTGGGTGTCGATAACCCGACGACATTAGAAGGAGCTCAACGCTTCACAAGTATCATGTGGCCTGAAGGAAATGACGAGTTTCGGTTAGTGCATGTGGCTCATGACTCACTCTAAAGCTCTAAATCAAATTTTAATAATCATCAAACTAATGATTTTTCAGTATTTCATTTATTCAAATCCCAGCGTAAGTATGTGAATGTATTCttgtaaatatatacatatattcttaTTGTGTAACTATTTAATCTTTGAAAAATCAGTGAAAGTGCTCATTCCTTCTCAAAGCTGGTGGCAGAATTGGATGAAATGGTGACAAAAATGGTGTTTGAGAATTATGGTGTGGAGAGGCTCTATGAGCCTCACATGGCATCAACGACTTACCTTCTTAGATGCTTCAAATATAGAGCGCCTCAGCTGAATGAGACTGATATGGGATTGCATCCTCACAAAGATAAGACCTTCATATCCATACTTCATCAAAATGAGATCAATGGTTTGCAGATAAAAACAAAGGACGGCCAATGGATTGATGTGGAACCATCACCTTCATCTTTTCTAGTCATGGCAGGAGACGCATTCATGGTGGGTCGATCACTTCagctttttttaataaaatttcatCAAGGAATAAGAGATTTTCATCAATTTTTAACGTTTCGATAAATAATAGTGAACTGATTAGTTTGATCctgaattttaatttttaacaaTTTAATTAGATGATACATAACCTTAACAGAATTAAAGACTTTAAAGTGAAAGATGGTAAGAATTACATAAAGGAAAAATATAATCTAGCAAGAATTACAAGCAAATAATATTTTCATATCACCGTTCGCATACAATTGTGTCTCTATTTCTTCATGACGTTGTGAGAGTGGTATTCACATTAGAAATGGTGATAAGGAAGGGAAATTCATGTCaaacattttcttcatttcatttcattttaaatCCCAATTACATGCCTGAATCTCAGTACCGTTTCTCATATCTTTTATTTTCACTTGATATATAGGCATGGAGCAACGACAGGGTACACTCTTGTGATCACCAAGTCATcatgaaagagaagaaaaccaGATACTCCTTGGGATTATTCGCATTTAATAGTGGGATTCTGCAAGTACCTGAAGAGTTAGTCGATGAGAAACACCCCTTACTGTACAGGCCTTTCGATCATCTTGGTTTCCTTCTCTTTAGTAAGACACCAGAAGGAATGAAATCTGAGTGTCCTATCAAAGACTACTGTGGTGTTTGAGATCTCTATTGATCTAGAGGGAGCGTGGTGGCTTTTCAACATTTTCTGGTGTGTGTAATAATATTGTCAATTAAGGTTGTTGGTCGATATCGTATTTTCTCTTTTTGGCTGCTACTGATCGAATAAATAAAGTTAAGGTAAATAGTTTATTAAGTTCTTCAACATGAAGTCTCAAGTATGACAGGCCTGTCTCTTTTGTA encodes the following:
- the LOC133739466 gene encoding probable 2-oxoglutarate-dependent dioxygenase AOP1 — its product is MGSQTQPAKVPIVDLSKENLKPGTDAWLLASKEVKYALEEYGCFEAIYNKVPLELHNSTFSLLEDLFNLPLETKMQNTSDRPYHSYFGQYSFLPLYESLGVDNPTTLEGAQRFTSIMWPEGNDEFRESAHSFSKLVAELDEMVTKMVFENYGVERLYEPHMASTTYLLRCFKYRAPQLNETDMGLHPHKDKTFISILHQNEINGLQIKTKDGQWIDVEPSPSSFLVMAGDAFMAWSNDRVHSCDHQVIMKEKKTRYSLGLFAFNSGILQVPEELVDEKHPLLYRPFDHLGFLLFSKTPEGMKSECPIKDYCGV